One window from the genome of Nicotiana tomentosiformis chromosome 5, ASM39032v3, whole genome shotgun sequence encodes:
- the LOC104089167 gene encoding U11/U12 small nuclear ribonucleoprotein 31 kDa protein, with amino-acid sequence MSRKKKYSDEEEDDTFYYRYSSAPSPAPSSSSTSKSSSTSRGSGSGGLAPSKSTVYVSNLDYTLTNSDLHTIFSSFGKVAKVTVVKDRVTRKSRGVAFILFVSREDATKAVKGIDKKVLNGRTLTASIAADNGRAAEFIRKKIYKDKSRCYECGEEGHLSYECHKNVFGPRERPEPSKKGRRDGGGGGGGGGKGGGGGGEWEEEEEGEEEGGEGFDDENWASVVDRGAEERLLKGDDNEEFKKEKRREKKRKGYFSDESDEDD; translated from the coding sequence ATGTCAAGGAAGAAAAAGTACAGCGACGAAGAAGAAGACGACACCTTCTACTACCGCTACTCCTCCGCACCTTCACCGGCGCCGTCGTCCTCCTCCACATCGAAATCCTCTTCCACTTCGCGCGGCAGCGGAAGCGGCGGACTAGCTCCATCAAAATCAACAGTGTACGTGAGTAATCTCGATTATACCCTCACAAACTCCGACCTCCACACAATCTTCTCCTCTTTCGGAAAGGTCGCAAAAGTAACCGTCGTTAAAGACCGGGTGACCCGAAAGAGCCGCGGAGTAGCATTCATCCTCTTCGTTTCAAGAGAAGACGCAACTAAAGCCGTAAAAGGAATTGACAAAAAGGTTCTCAACGGCCGAACCCTAACGGCTTCAATTGCCGCGGATAACGGCCGTGCAGCGGAGTTTATAAGGAAGAAGATTTATAAGGATAAGAgtaggtgttatgagtgtggagaaGAAGGCCATTTATCGTATGAGTGTCATAAGAATGTGTTTGGACCAAGGGAAAGGCCCGAGCCGTCGAAGAAAGGGCGGAgggatggtggtggtggtggtggtggtggtgggaagggtggtggtggaggtggggagtgggaggaggaggaggagggggAGGAGGAAGGTGGAGAGGGTTTTGATGATGAGAATTGGGCTTCTGTGGTGGATAGAGGAGCAGAAGAGAGGTTATTGAAGGGAGATGATAATGAAGAATTTAAGAAGGAGAAAAGGAGGGAGAAAAAGAGGAAGGGTTATTTTAGTGATGAAAGTGATGAGGATGATTGA
- the LOC104109784 gene encoding serine carboxypeptidase-like yields MAQMKLSLSLFLSLVLLLVFSPPYSFAKVSISSKLASKQAEKLIHELNLFPKESDNIVDRDPFPTAASRIVEKRFNFANLTNSSVISFEDLGHHAGYYKIKHSHAARLFYFFFESRGSKDDPVVIWLSGGPGCSSELALFYENGPFSISNNLSLVRNEYGWDKVSNLIYVDQPTGTGFSYSSDRHDIRHSEAGVSDDLYDFLQAFFEEHPELVKNDFYITGESYAGHYIPAFAARVHKGNKAKEGIHINLKGFAIGNGLTDPKIQYAAYTDYALDMGLISKSDHDRINKILPVCEVAINLCGTDGKISCLAAYFVCNSIFAAVRARAGADINHYDIRKKCVGALCYDFSNMEKLLNMHSVKQALGVEDIEFVSCSTTVYQAMLVDWMRNLEAGIPTLLEDGIKLLVYAGEYDLICNWLGNSRWVQAMEWSGQKEFVASPDVPFEVDSSEAGLLKSHGPLSFLKVHDAGHMVPMDQPKVALEMLKRWIGGTLSQQTTETEDLVASI; encoded by the exons ATGGCGCAAATGAAGCTTTCACTTTCCCTTTTTCTCTCTCTTGTTCTTCTCCTTGTTTTTTCTCCTCCTTATTCATTCGCGAAGGTTTCAATATCTTCGAAGTTAGCATCGAAGCAAGCTGAGAAGTTGATACACGAGCTCAATTTGTTCCCGAAAGAATCCGATAACATTGTCGATCGGGATCCATTTCCCACCGCTGCTTCTAGAATCGTTGAGAAGCGATTTAATTTCGCTAATTTGACGAATTCGAGTGTTATATCCTTTGAAGATTTGGGGCATCATGCCGGTTATTATAAGATTAAGCATTCTCATGCTGCTAG GTTGTTCTATTTCTTCTTTGAATCACGCGGTAGTAAGGACGATCCTGTTGTCATCTGGTTGAGTGGAGGGCCTGGTTGCAGCAGTGAGTTGGCCCTTTTCTATGAAAATGGACCTTTCTCTATTTCAAATAATTTGTCACTTGTGCGGAATGAATATGGGTGGGACAAG GTATCAAACCTTATCTATGTGGACCAACCTACAGGTACTGGCTTTAGTTACAGTTCTGACAGACATGACATCCGTCACAGTGAAGCAGGTGTTAGCGACGACTTGTATGACTTCCTACAG GCTTTCTTTGAGGAGCATCCTGAGCTTGTAAAGAATGACTTCTACATAACTGGAGAATCATATGCTGGGCACTATATTCCTGCTTTTGCTGCTAGAGTACACAAGGGAAACAAGGCTAAAGAAGGAATACATATAAACTTAAAG GGATTTGCCATTGGGAATGGGCTTACagatcccaaaatacaatacgctGCGTATACTGACTATGCATTGGACATGGGATTAATTTCGAAGTCTGATCATGATCGTATCAACAAAATACTTCCAGTTTGTGAAGTTGCAATAAACCTTTGTG GTACTGATGGGAAAATCTCTTGCTTGGCTGCCTATTTTGTTTGCAATTCTATATTCGCTGCTGTTCGTGCACGTGCTGGGGCTGACATCAAT CATTACGACATCAGAAAGAAATGCGTTGGAGCACTCTGCTATGACTTCTCAAACATGGAGAAATTGCTGAATATGCACTCTGTTAAGCAGGCTCTTGGAGTTGAGGATATAGAGTTTGTCTCATGCAGCACTACTGTGTACCAGGCCATGCTTGTTGATTGGATGAGGAATCTTGAGGCTGGCATTCCAACCTTGCTGGAGGATGGAATAAAGTTGCTTGTTTATGCTGGAGAATATGATCTTATTTGCAACTGGCTTG GTAACTCAAGATGGGTTCAGGCTATGGAATGGAGTGGTCAGAAAGAGTTTGTAGCATCTCCCGATGTTCCTTTTGAAGTTGACAGTTCTGAAGCTGGATTGTTGAAAAGCCATGGGCCTCTGAGTTTCCTGAAG GTTCACGATGCTGGACACATGGTTCCAATGGATCAACCTAAAGTTGCCTTAGAGATGCTCAAGAGGTGGATTGGAGGCACTCTTTCTCAGCAGACGACTGAGACCGAAGACTTGGTCGCTTCAATATGA
- the LOC104109785 gene encoding uncharacterized protein — MEVDTGNSCYIEKLPVERYTSTRETKKPPENNKSPPLFVNHAAIAWHENRRKWVGDLSMRSERVPKDPIISWSTTYEELLSTTEPFSEPIPLTEMVDFLVDIWHDEGLFD; from the exons ATGGAAGTAGATACTGGAAATTCGTGTTATATTGAGAAGCTGCCCGTAGAAAGATATACATCTACAAGAGAAACAAAGAAGCCTCCAGAAAATAACAAAAGCCCTCCTTTATTTGTCAATCACG CTGCTATTGCATGGCACGAGAACAGAAGAAAATGGGTTGGAGATCTATCAATGAGGTCAGAACGGGTGCCCAAGGATCCAATTATAAG TTGGTCAACAACCTATGAAGAGTTGCTCTCTACAACTGAACCTTTCTCCGAGCCAATTCCTTTAACT GAAATGGTAGATTTTTTAGTTGATATCTGGCATGATGAGGGGCTTTTCGACTAA